The Nocardioides marmorisolisilvae genomic interval CGTCCTCCGGCCCGGAGACCCGGACGTCGAGGACCCGGCCGTCCGGAAGGTCGAGCGCGATGCGCTGGGCAGTCTGCTGGGCATTCATGGTCCCGATCATGGCACCGCGACCCGAAGGGTCGTCAGCGGCTCAGCTGATCATCCGGCGCGCGATCCCGACCTGACGGGCCTCGATGCGGGCGGCGTACTCCGTCGGCGTGACGCGCTGGGCCGCGAGCTCGGGAACCCGGACAGCCAGCTCGTCGAACGCGACGACCTCCACCTGCGGCCCGTCCGACGCGCTCAGGTCGCGCGCCAGTCGCTGCCAGCGCAGCATCATCACGCCCTGGGGGTGGCCGGTGAGCTCTAGCCAGTTCGCGATCCCGGGATCCCGTTCGCTGATCACATAGCGCAGCAGGCCGTCCGCGTCGATGTGGGACTGGGCGCGGGTCAGGGAGGTCTGGTGGTGTTCGTAGTCGGTGGAGACGTACCAGCGGGACCCGACCTGGATGGCCTGGTACGGCGTGGCCTCGCACACCGGCACGGTGACGACCATCGCCTGGTCGTCCGTCAGGTCGTAGTGGCCGATCGAGCTGAACTGCGAGGCCAGTCCGCCGGGTGTCGACGCGGGCACGGTGAGCGTGTTGACGGGCTCCTTGTAGGTGAACCAATCGGGAAAGGCGAACCAGGTCTTGATCCGGCCCACGAGCATCTTCGCGGCCACGCCGTAGCGCTTCTCGACGCGAGCGGTCTCCCGTGGCCCGCGGGGGATGCCCGCGGTGTCGAGCCGCTGGATCCGGATCTGGCCGCGCTGCTCGGCGTTCCAGTCGTCGTACACCTCGCGGATGATCAGCGTGCTGCCCCTGCCCAGCTCCAGCTCGGGGCCGAACCGCCACTCGAAGGTCCCGTCCGCGGCGATCCGTCCACCGTGGCGGGCGAGCTCCCGGTCATCGAAGGCGGCGACCGTGGCCGGGAAGCCCTCGGCGGAGTAGGTGCCGGACATCACCTGGAAGGAGAGGTCCACGGTGGTTCCGCGGGTCCCGGAGACGACGTACGACGCTCCCGGCGCGAGGTAGGCGTTGAAGTAGACCGCGTCCGGGTTGTCCAGCCCCTGCCGGGAGTACTGATGGGTCGGGTTGATCAGCACCGGGTACTCGAGGTCGTAGTCGAACGCCATCTGCAGCGACGAGCGGATCGACCCGGCCAGGTAGTCCAGTCCCTCGGCCAGGTCCTGCTCGCTGATCGGGAACGGAGGGTTGCGGATCAGCGCCTCGGCCTCGGCGATCGCGTCGCGGAACGCTGCGGTCGCGTCGGACTCCGCCATGCTCAGCCCCCGGTCCGTGCGATGACGTTCTCCGCGAAGGACTCCAGGTGCCGGACCTTGTCCGCCAGCGGCTCGGTGTCCGGACCCTTGATGTAGGGGACTCGGAAGCCGACGATGCAGTCCGTGACCCCCTTGTCCTCGAGCCGTTTGACCCCGTCGGGGGAGTAGGCGTCCATCGAGATCACGTGGATCTCGAACGGTCGCGACTCGACGCCCTCCTCGCGACGGATCGTGGCGAGCCGGTCCAGAAGCACGTCGAGGTCGTCGGGTCCGCCGCCGTGCATCCAGCCGTCGCCCCGGCGTACGGCGCGCCGCAGCGCGGCATCGGAGTGCCCGCCGACCAGGATCGGGACTGGTTCGGTCGGTGCCGGAGTCTGCTTCATCGCCGGGATGTCGTAGAACTCGCCCTGGTAGGAGAAGTACTCCCCGGTGGTCAGCCCGCGCACGATGTCGATGCACTCGTCCATCCGCTTGCCCCGCCGGGCCCACGGCACACCGAGCGCGGTGAAGTCCTCGGGCCACGGTGAGAGCCCGACCCCGAGCCCGAGCCGGTTGCCCGAGAGCCACGCGATCGAGCCGACCTGCTTGGCGACCAGCACCGGCGGCCGCACCGGCAGCTTGAGCACGAACGGGGTGAACCGCAGGGTCTCCGTCACCGCAGCGAGGTGGGTGACCAGGGTGAGGGCCTCGATGAACGGCTTGTCCTCGAGGAACTCCCGGTCGCCGGTCTCGGTGTAGGGGTAGGAGGTGTCGGACTCACGCGGATAGATCAGCGAGTCCGCGATCGTCATCGAGGTGTAGCCCGCCGCCTCGGCGGCCTGGGCCAGGGGTGCGTAGTACGCAGCGTCGGTCATGGCCTCCGCATAGGTGAACCGCATGGCCAGACGCTAGCCCAGAACTGGAACGCGTTCTAGTCTGGGGTGCATGAACCTGGGCGAGCTGTCGGACCGGCAGGAGATCACCGACCTGATCACCCGTTACACCCGGGCGGTCGACACCGCGGACTGGGACGGCATCGACGGGGTGTTCACCCCCGACGCGGTCCTCGACTACCGGCCCAGCGGCGGGCCGATGACGACCCGTGACGAGGCCAAGGCGTTCATCCGCAACCTCGAGGGGTTCGATCGGTGGCAGCACCTGATCGGCCAGGTCGCGATCGAGCTGCGCGGTGACGAGGCCTCGGCGACGGCGTACTTCACCAATCCGATGGTCTCCCGGGGGCCGGACGGCGTGGAGAGGCTGTGGGAGGTCGGCGGCTACTACCATCATGAGCTGGTGCGTACGCCGGCCGGTTGGCGGTCGGTGAAGATGGTCGATGACCTCGTGTGGACAAGGACCTGAGGACCAGCCGATGAAGAGCAAGCCCAAGGGCCTGGACAGCAAGGCGACGAAGGTCCTGCTGAAGTACCTGTCGAGGGCCAACGTCGCGGTCTTCAAGGCCAGCAACGGCAGGCTGCTGGGCAGCTTCCCCTTCCAGGGCAAGCACGTGCCGATCTGCGTGCTGCGGCACACCGGCCGCAGGACCGGCCAGCAGCGCGAGACGCCGCTGATCTACCTGGCCGACGAGGACCGGCTCGTGCTCGTCGCCAGCCAGGGCGGCCGGCCGACCGATCCGGCGTGGTACCTCAACATCAGCGCGAACCCCGACGTCGAGGTCCTCACCAGGCAGGGGCGCCGGTCGATGCGGGCGCGTACGGCGGACGCCGACGAACGCGCAGCGCTGTGGCCGCGGCTGGTCGAGCACTACCCCGACTACGCCCAGTACCAGTCATGGTGCCCGCGCGAGATCCCGGTCGTGGTGCTCGATCCCCGCTGAGACTGCAGGATCGGTGGGGGTCAGGCCGGCTCGCCCCTCAGGGTGACGTCGATGTTGCCGCGGGTGGCCTTGGAGTAGGGGCACACCTCGTGTGCCTTCTCGGTGAGCCGCTGGGCCTGCTCGGCGTCGACCCCCGGGATCCTCGCCACCAGCGACACGGCCAGCCCGAAGCCGCTGTCGGTCTTGCCGAAGGTGACGTCGGCGGTGACCGTGGACTCGCTGGTGTCCAGGCCCTCCTGACCGGCGACCAGGTTGAGCGCGCCGTTGAAGCAGGCGGCGTACCCGGCGGCGAAGAGCGTCTCGGGGTTGGCGACCGGATTCGACCGGCTTCCCGGCTTGCCGAGGTCGAGGTCGACCACACCGTCCTCGGAGCTGACGTGGCCGCTGCGGCCGCCTTGGGCGGTCGCGGCGATCGTGTAGAGCGTCTCGTTCACGGACTCGAGTGGCATCTGGCCTCCAGTGCTGGGTGGGACGGGTCACCCCCAGCCTTCGCCGCCCGCGGCTCGGACGCAAGGCTGCCGGTTCCGTTCCTCTGGCTACTCTCGTATGCGTGAACGACGACAGGTCGGACGAGATCAGCTCGGTACTCCTCAAGGGCCTGGGCCTTCTGGTGTGCTTCGCGCTGGTGGTCGCGATCGGCACCTGGCTGGTCGTTCGAGTCCTCGGGCTCAACGCTGACGGCGACGGCGGCAGCGAACTCGCGCAACCGGTGCCGGTGACGCCGCTGCCGACGACCGCCCTGGCGGCCCCGCACGACAAGAGCGCCCGCGGCAAGCAGCACCACCACGGCCGTTCCGGTGCCAACGCGTCCGGTCGGGCGGACCTGAGGGCCAAGGGTCTGCACCTCTCGATGACGCCGCTGTCGGCCCACCCGGACGAGAGACTGAACATCACCGGCACCTACGCCGGGCACGACAACATCTCCCTGCAGGTCCAGCGGCTCGAGGACGGCACCTGGTCGGACTTCCCGACCCAGGCGCAGGTCAGCATGGGCACCTTCCAGACCTACGTGATGACCACCCGCACCGGGCCGAACCGGTTCCGTGTCTTCGACCCGACGGTCGACAAGGCATCGAACGTGGTGACCGTGACCATCCGCTGACGGACTCGTTGGCGGATCCGCGGGAGGCGCCGAGGGATCGGTCGAGGCACCTCCCGCCGTGCGGGTGCGGCCGTTCTCAGGTAATCTCGGTGCGCCCTCATGGGCAGGACAGACCGATTTCGGGGGACGACCGCTGCCGTGGTCGGACCGGTTTGCGAGGAATGATGAACAACGGACGCCGCCGCGGCACCGCTCGGACGACGACACGCAAGGCACTCATCGGGGCCGGCCTCGCCGGCGCCATGGTCGCCGCGGGTGTCGTGGTCACCCAGGCAGCAGCCGACTCACCACCGCAGCGCGTGCTGCAGTCGGTCAACGTCGACCTGGGCACGGACGGCACGCTCTACGGCATCACCGGGGTCGACGTCGCCAAGGTGGACGGCAGCGAGCCGACCACGAAGGACGCGACCTACGACCCGTCGAAGACCGCGTCACAGCTGCCTGTCCGGGTGCTCACCTCCTACCACGCCGGCGACCGGACGGGCACGAACCTGGCCGACCTCAAGGACTACAAGGGCCCGGTGCGCATCGATGTCACGGTGCAGAACACCACCATGCGCCCCGAGCGTCTGACCTACGACGTCAACGGCGCGAGCCAGCACGCCTACGCCCTCGTCGGAGTGCCGATGACGGTCGTCGCCTCGGCGAACCTCGGCAAGGACAACGTCGGCAAGATCGTCACCCACTCCGACGACGGTGGTCAGGTCACCAATGGGGTGCTCAGCCAGGACCGCTCCGGCAACGCCCAGGTGCAATGGGCCGCCCTGCTGGCCCCGCCGCAGCTCGCGCCCAGCACGACCTTCACGCTGGTCGAGAACGCCACCAAGTTCCAGATGCCCGACCTCGACATCAGCGTCCAGCCGGGTCTGTCCGCCGACACCTCGATCCGGTCGCTGATGCAGGCCGCGTTCAGCGAGGACGGCTCCAGCCAGCTGAAGCTCGAGACCCAGACCATCAACCTCGTCGGTCAGGTCACCCAGGTGCTCGCCGCGGCGGGCCACCAACTCGGCGAGGTGCAGCGCCAGCTGCACTACTCCGCCGGCACGCTCGGCAGCCGCACCATCGGCGACCTGACGTCGGGCACCCAGACCGTGGCATCGTCCACCAAGGCGCTGGCCGGCCAGCTCAAGGCGCTCCAGACCAGCCTCGGAGACGCGCTCAAGGGCACCCAACAGACCGCGGTCAGCCAACTGCAGGCCAGCGTCGACAAGGTCGGCAAGCTGCTCGGGAACACCTCGGCCCAACCTGCGACCGCCCGCCTCTCGGGGCCCGGCTGCGCCGCGCGGGTGCAGGCCACCAAGGGCGACCACACCGTCTACGGCCAGCTGAACCGGATGATCAGCCTGCTCAAGGGCCTCTCGGGCGCCACCGGTGGCTGCAGCGGCGCGATCCAGGCCGCGCTGCTCAAGACCGTCGGCACCGTCGACGCCCGCGGCAACGCGGTGTGCCCGACCGGGAGCACCAGTGCCATCTGCGCGATCAACGGCGCGGCCAGCAAGCTCGACGGACTGGTCTCGGGGTTGGGCACCAACCTCACCACCGCGCAGACGACGCTGACCGGTCTGCCGGTCGCTGACGCCGTCAGCGTGCTCACCGACCTCGGGACCGCGGTCACCACGCTGCAGACCGACGCGAAGGCGGCGCTGGACAAGAAGAACCAGACGAACGGCAAGTCCAACCTGTTCTTCGTCGAGATGCAGCTCGACAACCAGCTGACAGCCCTGCAGGGCCTGATCAGTGGCAGCCCGCTGCAGGCGAGCACCCTGGGCCAGCACGGCGACCTGATGACGGCGCTCGACGCCATCAAGACGACCGCCCAGGCCAACGCCTCCGCGATCGGCACGGCCGGCACCACCGGCAAGGCGACCTCCCAGGACGAGGTCACCGCCCTCCAGCAGCAGGTCTGTGCCCTGGCCGCGGAGCAGGACGCCAACGGTGACCCGCTCGTCGACTATGACAAGGACATCAAGCCGCTGCTGCAGCTGACCAACGGTCACGCCTGCAACGCGGCGGATCCCGCGCCGGGTGGTCCGAACGACTTCGGCGGGAAGTCGCTGGCCGACCAGTTCACCGCCCAGGCCGCCGCATGGAGCGGCATCGCCACCAAGGTCGACACCGCAGAGACCGCGGTCAGCGACCTGTCCACGAAGCTGCAGGACGTCCATGACCGGCTCGACACGTTGATCGGCGACCTCG includes:
- a CDS encoding organic hydroperoxide resistance protein; protein product: MPLESVNETLYTIAATAQGGRSGHVSSEDGVVDLDLGKPGSRSNPVANPETLFAAGYAACFNGALNLVAGQEGLDTSESTVTADVTFGKTDSGFGLAVSLVARIPGVDAEQAQRLTEKAHEVCPYSKATRGNIDVTLRGEPA
- a CDS encoding TIGR03619 family F420-dependent LLM class oxidoreductase — protein: MRFTYAEAMTDAAYYAPLAQAAEAAGYTSMTIADSLIYPRESDTSYPYTETGDREFLEDKPFIEALTLVTHLAAVTETLRFTPFVLKLPVRPPVLVAKQVGSIAWLSGNRLGLGVGLSPWPEDFTALGVPWARRGKRMDECIDIVRGLTTGEYFSYQGEFYDIPAMKQTPAPTEPVPILVGGHSDAALRRAVRRGDGWMHGGGPDDLDVLLDRLATIRREEGVESRPFEIHVISMDAYSPDGVKRLEDKGVTDCIVGFRVPYIKGPDTEPLADKVRHLESFAENVIARTGG
- a CDS encoding nitroreductase family deazaflavin-dependent oxidoreductase — translated: MKSKPKGLDSKATKVLLKYLSRANVAVFKASNGRLLGSFPFQGKHVPICVLRHTGRRTGQQRETPLIYLADEDRLVLVASQGGRPTDPAWYLNISANPDVEVLTRQGRRSMRARTADADERAALWPRLVEHYPDYAQYQSWCPREIPVVVLDPR
- a CDS encoding nuclear transport factor 2 family protein, with amino-acid sequence MNLGELSDRQEITDLITRYTRAVDTADWDGIDGVFTPDAVLDYRPSGGPMTTRDEAKAFIRNLEGFDRWQHLIGQVAIELRGDEASATAYFTNPMVSRGPDGVERLWEVGGYYHHELVRTPAGWRSVKMVDDLVWTRT